In Chitinibacter sp. FCG-7, the genomic stretch GATCAGCCTGCTGTGCGGATCAAACAGACACACCGCGATGCACGAGCCCAGCGTGGTTTTAATTGGGCAACGGTGATGCACGGCCACTTCGCCCGCCACAATCGAATGCGCCAGCTTGCCCAGATGGTGAGGCTGCAGATTGCCATACATGGGCTCGTGCAGGCGGCGCAGCGCAGGCTCTTCGATATGCAGCCAGGTTGGGGTGGGCAAAGTCATGGCAGATGTCAGACTAGAGGCAATGTTTTAACTTAGCTTGCCAGCCCCAATTAGGCAGCCTTTTTGCCGAAAAATCTGCTGAGCCCCCCGCACCTTGTACCTGCGCTCAACACGCAGGCACCCACCGTAACATCGCCTTCATGGACACTGCTTTTGCCCGCATTTATGCTGCTGGCTTCAAGTGTGAGTGCCCATGTTGACCCAATTCAAACGCGACTTATCCCAACGCATCAAGCGGATCGGCCAGATCATCGCTGCGCTGGCTTTGTATGCACTCCTGTACGCACTGCCACCTCTGGCGCGCGCAGAAACTGCACTGAATCAGCAGACCGTGTATGTGGTCAATAATGGCTGGCATACCGGCCTGATCGTGCCTGCGGCACCGTTTAAACAACGCTTTCCTGCGCTGCAAAAACGCTTTGCAGCGGCCAGTCATTTTGAAATTGGCTGGGGGGACAAGGGGTTTTATCAGGCGAGAGAAATCACCGCCAAAATCACGCTCAAGGCCATGTTTGGCCTCTCTGGCTCGATTATGCATATTGTCGGACTCACCAATACCCCAGCCAAGTATGCCACCAAAGAGCAAATCAAACCTTTATGTCTGAGCAATACCCAACTGGAGCAGCTTAACGCAGCGATTAGCGAGAGTCTGGCACTGAACGCGCAGCAAGACGTGCAGCCACTGGGGCCGGGGTTGTATGGCGATAGCGAATTTTATGCCGCCGTCGGCAACTATTACCTGCTGAACACCTGCAATAGCTGGACGGCCCAGCGCTTGAGCCGCGCCGGGCTGCCGGTCTGGAGTCGTTTTAAACTCACTGCGAGCAGCGTCATGGATGCGATTGCCGATCTGCCGGGGCAGTGTATTCCCAAGTAGGCACACACTAGGGCATGCCGTTCGATTTACGCCGGTACAGCCTCGGGTTCATCGGCGACGACACCCCACGCCGGGAATGGGTCAGGGTAGTTGCTCCAATCTTTACTGGCCAATTCGGCGTCGGTTAGCAGACAGGCATTCAGTCGTGATTTGAGCAAATCTTCGTCCATCTCTATGCCAATAAACACGATTTGCTGCTTACGGTCGCCAAAATCGTCATCCCAATTATCGGCAATCGCATCAAGCGCATCGTCGTCTTGCGGCCAATGCGCTTTCGGCACGCTGGCCCACCAGTAGCCACCAGCGCCATGGCGACACGCCCCACCGGCTTGTGACCAGCTACCGGCAAAACTCGGGCGGCTCGCCAACCAGAAAAAACCTTTTGAGCGCAACACGCCGTCCCATTCGCTGTGAATCAGATCCCAGAAACGCTGCGGGTGCAGCGGGCGGCGCGCATTCCAGACAAAGCTGCTAATGCCATATTCTTCGGTTTCTGGCACTTTTACAGCAGGTTCACCACGCAATTGGGCCAGCCAGCCCGGTGCGTTGGCGGCTTCGTCAAAGTCAAAACGGCCGGTTCCCAAAATTGCATTCAGTGGCACTTCGCCGTTTTCAGCGACCCATTGCACTGCACGTGGATTAAGCGCGGCCAGAATGCTTTGCAATTGCTCCAGCTGCTCAGCGCTGACCAGGTCTGGCTTGCTAATCACCAGCACATCACAAAATTCGACTTGCTCGACCAGCAAATCCACCACGGTGCGATCGTCTTCTTCACCAGCGGTTTCGCCCCGTTCGGCCAGCAAATCGCCTCCCGCGTAATCGCGCAAAAAGTTAAACGCATCGACCACCGTCACCATTGTATCGAGCTGCGCCAGATCAGATAGCGATTGGCCTTGCTCGTCGCGGAAGGTAAATGTCTCGGCCACCGGCAAAGGCTCGGCAATACCGGTGGATTCGATCAGCAGATAATCAAAGCGATCTTCTTTGGCCAAACGCGCCACTTCTTCGAGCAAATCCTCGCGCAGCGTGCAGCAAATACAGCCATTGCTCATTTCCACCAGACGCTCTTCACCGCGCGCAAAGCCGCCCTGATGGATCAGCTCGCCGTCGATATTCACATCCGATAGATCATTCACAATCACCGCCACGCGCAGGCCGGCGCGGTTTTTCAGCACGTGATTCATCAAGGTGGTTTTACCTGCGCCCAGAAAGCCGGATAAAACGGTGACAGTTAGTTTTTTCATGCTACGGCTCCGCCAAAAAAGCCATTAGCATAGACAATTGCAACATGGTTGCGCAACTTTGTTGCAAATAGGGGCATAAAAAAACGGCCAATTCAATACTAAAATTGGCCGTTTTTAATTGCAAATAGCAACTTTAAATGATTTTTAGCTCATTTAGGCCGCAATTTCACTCAATTGCGCACGCGCAGCCGCCAGCGCGGGATCACGCACTTCGGGGCCCATCGCCAAGCCTTCGGCGGCAATCACGCGAATATCGCTAATGCCCAAAAAGCCCAGCAAGACGCGCAGGTAATCAATGTGCGCAATGCCGGTCGGCGTGCCCGCATGCTGGCCGCCTGCGGTCGCAACAATCACCGCGCGTTTGTCACCAGCCAGGCCTTCTGCACCGTTAGGGCCGTATTTGAACGTTACACCCGCCACGCTAATCATATCGATCCACGCTTTAAGCTGGCTGGGGATCGAGAAGTTGTACATTGGCGCGCCAATCACCAGCACGTCGGCAGCTAAAAACTCGGCCATCACCGCCTCGGCGATACTAACCTGATGCACTTGTTGCGCGTTGCGTTGTTGCTCGGGCGTACCTTTGGCGGCCAGTAATTGGCCATCCAGATGCAAAGTCGCCGAGCTGGTCACATCGCGGTAAGTCACATTCAGCGCTGGCTCGGCCAGACGGATACTTTCAACGACTTCTTTACTCAGCTGGCGTGATACCGAGTGATCACCCAGGATGCTGGAATCGATATGGAGCAGGTTCATGATGCTTTCCTTTTTGGTGCAATGTTTTGATGTGCTCATCTTATATTTGGCGCAAAATAGGCACTAGATAGCAAAATCAGGAAGGATCGTTCTATTTATGACGCCAATCTGTGCAGACTTTAACGATTATGTGTATTTCGCCCGCGTGATCGAATTTGGCGGTTTTTCTGCGGCGGCGCGGCAATTGGGGATACCCAAATCGCGCCTGTCGCGGCGGATTGCCGGACTGGAAGAACGCCTTGGCGTACGCCTGCTCCAGCGCAGCACACGCAAGCTGACACTCACCGACGTTGGGCAGAAATTTCTAGGTCACTGTCAGGCTTTGCTACGCGAAGCCGAGGCTGCCGAATGTGTGGTGGCCAGCCAGCGCATCGAACCGGCTGGCCGGGTCAGGCTAAGCATGCCGCCCGCGATGATGGACGGACTGAGCCAAACCTTGCTGCGCTATATCAGCGAAAATCCGAAAGTGGTGCTTGAAACCATCGCAACACCGCGCCGGGTTGATCTGCTGGAAGAAAATATCGATGTTGCACTGCGCGTACGCGCCACCGACGATGAAGATTTGCAATGGGCCACCCGGCGTTTGCGCCCCAGCCAGATCAAGCTGGTGGCCAGCCCCGCACTGATCGCCAGACTGGGTGGCATTAACACACCGGGCGCACTGGCGATGGCACCGGCACTGGGCATGCTGGGGCCCGACCAGCGCATTCATTGGCGGCTGGTCAACGCGGCCGGAGAAAGCCGCGAATTTATCCTGCCACCTCGGCTGGCCACCGAGCATTTCGGCCTCAGGCGACAAGCTGCCATTGCCGGACTGGGCGTCACCATTCTGCCCGCTGACGCCGTGGTAGCCGATCTGGCCAGTGGCGATCTAGTGGAAGTGCTACCCGACTGGCATTTCCCACTCGGCCACGTGCAAGCGGTGTATGTCAGCCAGCGCGGCCTAGCGCCAGCAGTTCGCACATTGCTCGACATTCTGGCCGAAGAGCTGGGCACGACGCCAATCTGATTCGGAAACAACTAATCGAGCGCTGCGGCGCGTTTTTTCAGTAGCTTGATGGTCTCGGGCTTACTGGAACTGTTGATGGCGATATACAGATTGCTGTCGAGTTCGAGCAAAGGATAGGCAATGCTGACGCGTTCGGGTTTTTCGTTGAGCTGGGCGAGTTTGCTGTGGATACCGATTTCGGTGAGGATGGCCAGATCGCAGCGCCCGGCAAGGAATTTCTTCAGGTTGGCCGTTGAATCGGGCGCCAGATCAATGCGCCCAAACCGCTGGCTTTGCAGGTATTCGGCCCGGTAGTCGCCGCGCACGGCGCAGACGCGGTATTTTTTAGCGCTGGCCAGATTATTCACCCGGATATCGGTGCGCTCACTAAGCCGGTAAAAATAGACGCTGGCATCGTATAGCCGGTACAGATAAGTCAGCCGCGCTTCACGCTCCGGAGTTTTGGCAATCGGGTAAATCAGGACATTGGGCTGGCTCATCGCCTCTTTATAGGCGCGTACCCAAGGCTGGACTTTGATATCGCGGGCTGAATAGCCGATTGATTGCAAAAAGCGCTGCAGCCTAGGCTTGGTCAGGCCGCCAACCTGGCCTTGTTCGTCCACGGTGACGTACGGCGGATCGTTTTCGGTATAAATGGTCAGCTCGGGCAAGTCAGCTGCCTGTACCGTGCTGCTGCCATACAGCAATACGCCGGCGCCCAGAACAGCCATCAGGCCTGATCGTAGCAGCGATACTTCAGGCAACATAAAACCTCCAAACAAGCCTAAAAATCAGATCATGAGCAAGCCTGAAAATCGGCTTGAACTATAGTCAGCTATCAGGGCATTCACAAGGCTGGGGCTTTATTCTAGGGGATAGCCACAAACGACAATTCCCACAGTTTAGGGCATCATCATTGCTTATTTTTTAATCAAATTACTGAAGCAGAAACGATGAGCACCACTTCACCTCCGGGTACTTTGCGGCGCAATTTAAAAGCGCGCCATCTTTCCATGATTGCAATCGGCGGCTCAATCGGCACCGGGCTGTTTGTCGCCTCAGGTGCAACCATTGCACAAGCAGGGCCGGGCGGAGCCATTGCCGCCTACCTGCTGATTGGCCTGATGGTGTATTTTCTAATGACCAGCTTAGGCGAGCTGGCGGCGTATATGCCGGTTTCGGGCTCGTTTGCCACTTACGGCGCACGCTTTGTTGATCCCGGCTTTGGCTTCGCGCTGGGCTGGAATTACTGGTACAACTGGGCGGTAACGATTGCCGTCGAGCTGGTCGCAGCGCAGCTGATTATGGCGTTCTGGTTTCCCGATGTGCCGGGCATTTACTGGAGTGGTCTGTTTTTAGCCGTGATGTTTGCGCTCAATGTCATCTCGGTGCGCGGCTTTGGCGAGGCCGAATTCTGGTGCTCGCTAATCAAGGTAGTGACGGTGATCGTGTTTATTGTGACTGGCGTACTGATGATCGCCGGCATTATGCACGGCGGCGAACAGGCTGGCTGGCATAACTTCACGACAGGCGATGCGCCTTTTGTGGGTGGCTTGCCTGCGATGATCGGTGTAATGATGGTGGCCGGGTTTTCATTCCAGGGCACCGAGCTGATCGGCGTCGCGGCGGGTGAAGCAGAAAACCCGCACCGTGCGATTCCGCGCGCGATTCGCCAAGTGTTTTGGCGTATTTTGCTATTTTATGTGATTGCGATTTTCCTGATCGGCATGCTGATTCCGTACACCGATCCACATTTGCTCAAGAACGACATCGCCGATATTGGCCTGAGCCCATTTACGCTGGTGTTCCAGAATGCAGGTTTAGCCTTCTCGGCAGCGCTGATGAACGCGGTGATTTTGACGGCGATTATTTCGGCGGGTAACTCGGGCATGTACGCGTCAACGCGCATGCTGTATACGCTGGCGACGCAAGGCTTGGCGCCCAAAATCTTTGGCAAACTGGCCAATAATGGCGTACCGCGCAATGCGCTGTATGCAACTACAGCGGTCGGCATGCTGTGCTTTCTGACTGCGCTGGGCGAAGATAAAACCGTGTATCTATGGCTCTTGAATATGTCGGGGATGACCGGCTTTATTGCCTGGCTCGGTATCGCGGTGAGCCACTTTCGCTTCCGTCAGGGCTTTTTGGCGCAAGGCCACTCCTTGGATGAGCTGCCGTATCAATCGCCGTTCTTTCCCTACGGGCCGCTGTTTGCATTTGCGCTGTGTGTGCTGGTGATGCTGGGGCAGAATTACCAGGCGTTTATGGCGGGAAATATCGACTGGATCGGCGTGATTGCCACGTATATTGGCATCCCGATGTTTTTCGCCATCTGGTTCGGCTATCGCATCAAGTACAAAACGCGGTTTGTGAAAAACCATGAAATGAGTTTTGCCGATGCCAACGAAGCCCTGCTGCACGGGGAAAAACGCTAAATCCTGGGTATGTTACCGCAACCATTACTAAGATTGAGCTGCGGACATATACATGCAGCAGGTATTCAGAAGCCCCGTATTCCGGGGTTTCTGCCATTTGGTCTTAGTTGTTTTCGGGGATTTTAGGCATGTCGATACTGTAATATTGCTTGTAAAGTTTTGCCGTAAAACCATCTTTACTCAGCTGCAAAACCGCCTGGCTAAAGCGCCCAAGTGGCGAATCAAGAGCAAGCTTGATTGGATCATTCTCGACAGAAATTTCGTGAAATGGGTCAAACTCCGGGTTAGGAATATAGCGGGCGTTTTTGCTTTTGCGTGAGACTCCCATCGTGAAATGACTGGGACCACCACAGCAATTG encodes the following:
- a CDS encoding FMN-dependent NADH-azoreductase, which codes for MNLLHIDSSILGDHSVSRQLSKEVVESIRLAEPALNVTYRDVTSSATLHLDGQLLAAKGTPEQQRNAQQVHQVSIAEAVMAEFLAADVLVIGAPMYNFSIPSQLKAWIDMISVAGVTFKYGPNGAEGLAGDKRAVIVATAGGQHAGTPTGIAHIDYLRVLLGFLGISDIRVIAAEGLAMGPEVRDPALAAARAQLSEIAA
- a CDS encoding LysR substrate-binding domain-containing protein: MTPICADFNDYVYFARVIEFGGFSAAARQLGIPKSRLSRRIAGLEERLGVRLLQRSTRKLTLTDVGQKFLGHCQALLREAEAAECVVASQRIEPAGRVRLSMPPAMMDGLSQTLLRYISENPKVVLETIATPRRVDLLEENIDVALRVRATDDEDLQWATRRLRPSQIKLVASPALIARLGGINTPGALAMAPALGMLGPDQRIHWRLVNAAGESREFILPPRLATEHFGLRRQAAIAGLGVTILPADAVVADLASGDLVEVLPDWHFPLGHVQAVYVSQRGLAPAVRTLLDILAEELGTTPI
- the zigA gene encoding zinc metallochaperone GTPase ZigA, whose amino-acid sequence is MKKLTVTVLSGFLGAGKTTLMNHVLKNRAGLRVAVIVNDLSDVNIDGELIHQGGFARGEERLVEMSNGCICCTLREDLLEEVARLAKEDRFDYLLIESTGIAEPLPVAETFTFRDEQGQSLSDLAQLDTMVTVVDAFNFLRDYAGGDLLAERGETAGEEDDRTVVDLLVEQVEFCDVLVISKPDLVSAEQLEQLQSILAALNPRAVQWVAENGEVPLNAILGTGRFDFDEAANAPGWLAQLRGEPAVKVPETEEYGISSFVWNARRPLHPQRFWDLIHSEWDGVLRSKGFFWLASRPSFAGSWSQAGGACRHGAGGYWWASVPKAHWPQDDDALDAIADNWDDDFGDRKQQIVFIGIEMDEDLLKSRLNACLLTDAELASKDWSNYPDPFPAWGVVADEPEAVPA
- a CDS encoding amino acid permease, yielding MSTTSPPGTLRRNLKARHLSMIAIGGSIGTGLFVASGATIAQAGPGGAIAAYLLIGLMVYFLMTSLGELAAYMPVSGSFATYGARFVDPGFGFALGWNYWYNWAVTIAVELVAAQLIMAFWFPDVPGIYWSGLFLAVMFALNVISVRGFGEAEFWCSLIKVVTVIVFIVTGVLMIAGIMHGGEQAGWHNFTTGDAPFVGGLPAMIGVMMVAGFSFQGTELIGVAAGEAENPHRAIPRAIRQVFWRILLFYVIAIFLIGMLIPYTDPHLLKNDIADIGLSPFTLVFQNAGLAFSAALMNAVILTAIISAGNSGMYASTRMLYTLATQGLAPKIFGKLANNGVPRNALYATTAVGMLCFLTALGEDKTVYLWLLNMSGMTGFIAWLGIAVSHFRFRQGFLAQGHSLDELPYQSPFFPYGPLFAFALCVLVMLGQNYQAFMAGNIDWIGVIATYIGIPMFFAIWFGYRIKYKTRFVKNHEMSFADANEALLHGEKR
- a CDS encoding substrate-binding periplasmic protein, which produces MLPEVSLLRSGLMAVLGAGVLLYGSSTVQAADLPELTIYTENDPPYVTVDEQGQVGGLTKPRLQRFLQSIGYSARDIKVQPWVRAYKEAMSQPNVLIYPIAKTPEREARLTYLYRLYDASVYFYRLSERTDIRVNNLASAKKYRVCAVRGDYRAEYLQSQRFGRIDLAPDSTANLKKFLAGRCDLAILTEIGIHSKLAQLNEKPERVSIAYPLLELDSNLYIAINSSSKPETIKLLKKRAAALD
- a CDS encoding TIGR02117 family protein — translated: MLTQFKRDLSQRIKRIGQIIAALALYALLYALPPLARAETALNQQTVYVVNNGWHTGLIVPAAPFKQRFPALQKRFAAASHFEIGWGDKGFYQAREITAKITLKAMFGLSGSIMHIVGLTNTPAKYATKEQIKPLCLSNTQLEQLNAAISESLALNAQQDVQPLGPGLYGDSEFYAAVGNYYLLNTCNSWTAQRLSRAGLPVWSRFKLTASSVMDAIADLPGQCIPK